Proteins from one Mycobacterium sp. SMC-2 genomic window:
- a CDS encoding molybdopterin-dependent oxidoreductase, which translates to MNGVDRSGTEDTEPTGDSGGYGFPARLWRLLDAHPPPGVRRAQRWRSPLRGPWLTSMFGSVLLVTLPIVILTGLLSYIAYGPRFGQAIPGDVGWLKLPTFDWPTDPAWLYRLTQGLHVGLGLVLIPVVLAKLWSVIPRLFAWPPVRSIAQLLERVSLLMLVGGVLFEIVTGVLNIQYDYIFGFSFYTAHYFGAWVFIAGFVVHIAIKIPTMWSGLRSISPREVLRTGRADTRAEPWEPDGLVAADPRPATMSRRGALALVGGGALFMAAITAGQTLGGSTRPAALLLPRGRTRGDGPNDFEVNRTALVAGISAENAGERWRIALSGGPRPVVLDRAALLAMPLHTAVLPIACVEGWSTTQAWTGVRLADLARLAGVPAPESAYVSSLERGGAFGRATLQGTQVLHPDALLALRVNGADLSPDHGFPARIIVPALPGVHNTKWVGSIAFRAGANG; encoded by the coding sequence ATGAACGGCGTCGACAGATCCGGCACCGAAGACACCGAGCCGACGGGCGATTCCGGTGGCTATGGGTTTCCGGCGCGGCTGTGGCGCCTGCTCGACGCGCACCCACCCCCAGGCGTCAGGCGCGCGCAGCGGTGGCGCAGCCCCTTGCGGGGGCCGTGGCTGACGTCCATGTTCGGCTCGGTGCTGCTGGTGACGCTGCCGATCGTCATCCTCACCGGCCTGCTGTCGTACATCGCCTACGGGCCGAGGTTCGGCCAGGCCATCCCCGGTGACGTCGGATGGCTGAAGCTGCCGACGTTCGATTGGCCCACTGACCCGGCGTGGCTGTATCGGCTGACCCAGGGACTGCACGTCGGGCTCGGCTTGGTCCTGATCCCGGTGGTGCTGGCCAAGCTGTGGTCGGTGATACCGCGGCTGTTCGCGTGGCCGCCGGTCCGATCCATAGCCCAACTGCTGGAACGGGTTTCGCTGCTGATGCTGGTCGGTGGCGTCCTGTTCGAAATCGTCACGGGCGTGCTGAACATCCAGTACGACTACATTTTCGGTTTCAGCTTCTACACCGCGCATTACTTCGGAGCCTGGGTGTTCATCGCCGGGTTCGTCGTGCATATCGCGATCAAGATCCCGACCATGTGGTCCGGCCTGCGCTCGATCTCACCGCGCGAGGTCCTGCGCACCGGCCGCGCCGACACCAGGGCCGAACCGTGGGAGCCGGACGGCCTGGTCGCGGCGGACCCGCGGCCCGCGACGATGAGCCGCCGCGGCGCCCTGGCGCTGGTGGGCGGCGGCGCGCTGTTCATGGCGGCGATCACCGCGGGCCAGACACTGGGCGGCTCCACGCGGCCCGCCGCGCTGCTGCTGCCGCGGGGGCGCACCCGCGGGGACGGACCCAACGACTTCGAGGTCAACCGGACCGCGCTGGTCGCCGGTATCTCCGCCGAGAATGCCGGCGAGCGCTGGCGGATCGCCCTGAGCGGCGGCCCCCGGCCGGTGGTGCTGGACCGGGCCGCGCTGCTAGCCATGCCGCTGCACACCGCCGTGCTGCCGATCGCCTGCGTGGAAGGCTGGTCGACCACCCAGGCCTGGACCGGGGTGCGGCTGGCGGACCTGGCCAGGCTGGCCGGCGTGCCCGCGCCGGAGTCGGCGTACGTCTCGTCGTTGGAGCGCGGCGGCGCGTTCGGCCGCGCGACACTGCAGGGAACCCAGGTGCTGCACCCCGATGCGCTGCTGGCCTTGCGCGTCAACGGCGCCGACCTGTCCCCGGACCACGGCTTCCCGGCGCGCATCATCGTGCCGGCGCTGCCCGGCGTGCACAACACCAAGTGGGTCGGGTCCATCGCCTTCCGGGCGGGCGCAAATGGATAG